gtattatttattttgtttgtttagacttttgttaaattttatgtacttttttttagaaactttatccatttttattttctcaagCTAATGATATTTGTTGGTATCTATTTGActaaatacattataaaatggataatatatgtattataaaatatggatttttgcttgtttattttatttttgacggGTTGGCCCCAAAGTGAGTTGGATTGAGTTGAAACTCATCCAATTCATCAATTAGCTAGTTAGCCCGCACCGCCCATTTAATTTGATGGTGGATCGTGGCAAGACAAGTCAGGTTAAGTCGAGTTGGATCGTTTTGACATCATATGTTTATGGCTTGTGAGGAACTAACTACTCACAAATATGTTAATGTTTACATTATatgaacaatgaataatatGAAGTAATAACATAAATTCTTAGCTTCAGacattataaatattataaagtgtatcctataatatttatttatataattaattagtttGTAGAATCctgataataaataaataaataaataaatgaaacgaACACTTGGATAGTTAACGTAGAAACATGGTTGGATATATGGGTCAATAAAAGCGACAAGAAGAAATATTTAATAAGCACAATTATTGAGCTacaaagataaataataattaaactatTATCAACAAATTTATCGATCTTTTCAGAGGATTATCTATGCTTCCCGATAATCTCGGTTCTCTCTTGTAGGTTCCTATAttaaatgaaagaaaataataaatagtaGCTTGCTGGCATTTGCTTTTGACTAAGTAGTTGTTTTGTTTGTTCTTCCAATCACATGGAGCTTGCCACATAAAGAGTCTTCCTTTTCTTCtgtctttttcatattttaaaagtaaaaaattgtgtgagacgatctcaaaggtcgtattttgtgagacagattttttatttggatcatgtgctaagttaatattttttattgtgaatatatttaaggttgacccgtctcacagataaagatttgtgagaccgtctcacaagagacctactctattttaaatgtctttaaACACGACAAAGGCAGCGAGAGATGACATAAAATAGTTACACCGGGGATGTATGGTTCTCGATATAAAATACCCACTTGAATATAAACGGAGATGATATCTTAGTTTTAAGATATTGATTTAAACGTATGTATATTCAAGTATATACAtttattagtatatatatatatatattagtataTCTCACATTTAAATACACACATCCCATGAAATTTCCCAATACTGGGATTTACATgtgatcatttttattttatctcgATCATACACTTTATATGTCGCAAGCTCGAAGTTTCAttatttttgggtttattttgaTAGGAGATTTTtggtgagacggtctcacggataaGATTTGTGAGAATGGTCAATCATACTCATATTTACAACGATAAGTAATACGTTTGacataaaagtattattttttcatgaatgacacAAATAATAGATTTGTATcatatgttattttgaattcatTGTTGTTTACGTACTCGATGTAATTGAAATATCGTTTTGTGGAATAAATCCATTTCAGATtttaactattattattattttttttaatttaggtACCAGATTTCGAATTTTgcctcaaaataaatatttccacTCAATCAAAACAATATTATGTATGAAAAAATATGTAGTAATTTATGCTACATGAATAATTGTACAGTAAGGCATCGGAATAAATTTGTGAACCGGTCCCACTTAACAATTAAAACGTTTTTGTTATAGAACTTATTTCGACCAAATAGAATAAAACACGTGGAAAGGAATCAATGGGCCACGTTAGCGGGCTAGGCGGTAGCCCATTAAAAATCACCAATATGGCCTAAAATAAGAGCCCAACCATGAGTGAATCTGTCTGTTTCCGCGTCAAAGATTCACACTTGGAAACTTACATGATTTATAACCTACAATacgaaaaaattatataaaattcaattattaaacaaaaaaaattttaaaaaatttttaggTCGATCACTCCCCCAaactaaaaggaaaaaaatatatcttactTGGATCTTTGGAGGTAAGCGCTGCTAATCCGTTGAAAGAACAAGTAGCCCCGGCCGACCTCAGTTGAGTCCAGTAAGAGGTAAATGCATAATTGGCATGATTGACCAATGAATTCGGGTTGTAGCATTTCCCACCGGGTTGGATCGGGTCGCAGGTTCCATTACCCTGACTGCAAGCGAACGCCACGGCATCGGCCAACTCCGTCTTATTAGCCGTCACATTCGCCACCACACACCACAGTCTCCCGTTGCTCTCGGGTTTCGGCAGAACCGGGTAGTCGGACAACGGGGTCTTGCCTGATAAATCTATGGGGTACACGTGTGACCCGTTCGGGTACAACAGCCCGAAATGCCGCTCCGTACCCGGACCCGGCTTCTTGTTCTCGTTGTACAGTGCGAAGATCATGGTTGGGATCACCGCGCCGGGGCGAGCAGGTGTCCCGACCGGTGGCTTGGCCATGAATTTCTTGACCACGTTGCGGTTGTAAGTGGCGGCGTTGTAGATATTAGCTCCGAGCTGATCCGGGTCTCCTCCACTAGGCCAGCCCGTTTCTGCTAGGAATAGCCGAAGATTCGGGTACCCCAGTCGCTTCATAGCGAATATAGTCGCATCCAACATTTGGTCCAACAAATTGGTGTAGACCAAACCGGAAACGGGATCGGTGTAGGTTAGATTCGTGGACTCGAGCAAAGCGTATTCAAGGTTAATCTGGAGTGGTTGGTCTATCCACGCGAAATACGTGTACACATCAAGGAAGAAGAAAGATTTGGTCCTATCCAAGAAACGAAGCAATGGTTTAATCACTTTCTCCCTGACATCGGACCTGAAAGTGCCGTTAGAGGGCGGGAATGAAGATTCCAGGGCATCCATAGCTAATGGAGTTCCGACCTTGACTTTTTTCAGCCCAAACTTTTTCACAGAATGTCTGATTTTGCGTATGGCTGGGACGAGTCTAAACCAGGTGGTGTTCGGTGGGTTGCTTAAGATTTCGTTCCCGACGAGAAGGTAGCGGATCTTAGATTTGGGATAGAAAGGAACAACATTTGATTGCACCCATTCATCCGCGAGCGTTTGGTTAGTGGAAATGTCGGGAATGAGGTTGTTCGGTACCATGATTGAGATTTGAATGTCGGTGCTTTGAATGGATTTGAGTATTTTTGGGTTAGTTCCGTAGATTTTGATGCGTTTGGCGTGGAGTTTCTGGATGAGTTTAATGGATTTCCAAGGGGCTGGGAGATTATTGCCCAGTTCCCCATAGCACACCCCCATTTTCGGCTGCATTACACCACCTGAAATCGAACAACAACAAAACAGTCAAACGTGCATAAACACACAACTATCAGTTAGCGCGAACTGTACGCAGTTTCAAGAAACTTACTGGAGAAAGAAGCTGAAAAACATAGAACGCAGAAGAAAAGTGAAACAGCAATTAAACCCATTGGCGGCGTTGTGTCGATGTTCAGATGTGGTTTTAATTGAACCGGAAATGGTGAATATaatctgaggatgataggcAAGAAAACTTATGGAACACTGAGCTGTGGAGGGAGGTTTTGGAAGATATATTTACGTAATATGAGACTTAGTATTATAAGCTACATTTACGTCGAGTTTCAACTCATTAACATGTGGTGTCATCTACGTTCCCGGTGAGTTCCATGAGCTGCACTGATATTTTAAAGAAACACATgacgttttaaaataaacaaagtGTTGGGTTTTCACGGGAGATTATATGTTATTTGACTATGTGTTTGAAGATTTTGCCACGTGATGCAAATcttgcaaaatatttaaaaatgtgctagaaaacaaataatttaatatcgatacttttatgaaattataaaattaaggGATACAAGTATTTAATCATTTATTTGCATCTATGAGTGTTATTTAACTAGGTTGCATCTTATGATCAGCATGTTAAGACTTATTAAATgtgaattttttataatatatatcagttataattttatattgctTTGGTTTTGGCTACTTTATTATTTCACAAATTCAA
This genomic interval from Primulina huaijiensis isolate GDHJ02 chromosome 14, ASM1229523v2, whole genome shotgun sequence contains the following:
- the LOC140956637 gene encoding probable glucan endo-1,3-beta-glucosidase A6, which encodes MGLIAVSLFFCVLCFSASFSSGVMQPKMGVCYGELGNNLPAPWKSIKLIQKLHAKRIKIYGTNPKILKSIQSTDIQISIMVPNNLIPDISTNQTLADEWVQSNVVPFYPKSKIRYLLVGNEILSNPPNTTWFRLVPAIRKIRHSVKKFGLKKVKVGTPLAMDALESSFPPSNGTFRSDVREKVIKPLLRFLDRTKSFFFLDVYTYFAWIDQPLQINLEYALLESTNLTYTDPVSGLVYTNLLDQMLDATIFAMKRLGYPNLRLFLAETGWPSGGDPDQLGANIYNAATYNRNVVKKFMAKPPVGTPARPGAVIPTMIFALYNENKKPGPGTERHFGLLYPNGSHVYPIDLSGKTPLSDYPVLPKPESNGRLWCVVANVTANKTELADAVAFACSQGNGTCDPIQPGGKCYNPNSLVNHANYAFTSYWTQLRSAGATCSFNGLAALTSKDPSYKSCKFPSVNL